From a single Flavobacterium sp. genomic region:
- a CDS encoding sigma-54 dependent transcriptional regulator: MESVQAIKQRFEIIGNDPKLNRAVEKAIQVAPTDISVLVTGESGVGKESIPKIIHALSHRKHGKYIAVNCGAIPEGTIDSELFGHEKGSFTGATNTREGYFEVADGGTIFLDEVGELPLTTQVRLLRVLENGEFIKVGSSQVQKTNVRIVAATNVNMFDAIEKGKFREDLFYRLSTVDIMLPPLRERKDDIHLLFRKFASDFAHKYKMPAIKLDDDAIQLLIKYRWSGNIRQLRNVAEQISVLETKREISLQTLHSYLPQENANLPSVIGTKKSESDFSNEREILYKVLFDMKSDLNDLKKLTMELMQNGSSKVQEANKGLIQKIYGKPEENTIFEEEPRVEMFSKQNNLVPEVFEEEDDDQNYLFAETVDEEETLSLEAKEIELIKKSLERNKGKRKAAADELGISERTLYRKIKQYDL, translated from the coding sequence ATGGAATCAGTACAAGCTATAAAACAACGATTTGAAATTATTGGGAACGACCCAAAACTCAATCGTGCCGTGGAGAAAGCCATTCAGGTAGCTCCAACGGATATTTCGGTATTGGTAACAGGTGAAAGTGGTGTAGGAAAAGAAAGTATTCCAAAAATCATTCACGCGCTTTCACATAGAAAACACGGAAAATATATTGCTGTAAACTGTGGTGCTATCCCTGAAGGAACAATTGACAGTGAACTTTTTGGTCACGAAAAAGGTTCTTTTACAGGCGCAACCAACACGCGTGAAGGTTATTTTGAAGTAGCCGATGGTGGAACTATTTTTTTGGACGAAGTTGGCGAATTACCTTTAACCACGCAAGTACGTTTATTACGTGTTTTAGAAAATGGTGAATTCATTAAAGTGGGTTCATCACAAGTGCAAAAAACAAATGTTCGTATTGTAGCGGCTACGAATGTGAATATGTTTGATGCCATTGAAAAAGGAAAATTTCGTGAAGATTTATTTTATCGTTTGAGCACGGTTGACATTATGTTACCACCGCTTCGTGAACGTAAAGACGACATTCATTTATTGTTTCGGAAATTCGCATCAGATTTTGCGCACAAATACAAGATGCCTGCCATAAAATTAGATGATGACGCGATTCAATTATTGATAAAATACAGATGGAGCGGAAATATTCGTCAATTGCGAAATGTGGCTGAACAAATTTCGGTTTTAGAAACCAAACGTGAAATTTCATTGCAAACGCTTCACTCCTATTTACCTCAGGAAAATGCAAATTTACCTTCTGTGATTGGAACTAAAAAATCGGAAAGTGATTTTAGCAACGAAAGAGAAATTTTGTACAAAGTTCTTTTTGACATGAAAAGCGATTTGAACGATTTGAAAAAGCTTACGATGGAATTGATGCAAAACGGAAGTTCAAAAGTACAAGAAGCAAATAAAGGATTAATTCAGAAAATTTACGGAAAACCCGAAGAAAATACTATTTTTGAAGAAGAACCAAGAGTTGAAATGTTTTCAAAACAAAACAATTTAGTTCCAGAAGTTTTCGAAGAGGAAGATGATGATCAAAATTATTTATTTGCAGAAACTGTTGATGAGGAAGAAACCTTAAGTTTAGAAGCGAAAGAAATTGAATTAATCAAAAAATCGTTAGAACGCAATAAAGGAAAACGAAAAGCGGCGGCTGATGAATTGGGAATTTCAGAACGAACTCTGTACAGAAAAATTAAACAATACGATTTATAA
- a CDS encoding LptE family protein: MRYLIIAFSITISLLVNSCGVYNFTGAKPVDAKTFQVNYFQNNAPLVEPGIERTFTLELQDIIQSQTNLNLVSQGGELLYEGEIVDYRVTPMTATADQRAAQNRLTITIMVRFSNRNKEEDNFEKRFSFFYDFDANQQLVGSQLTTALDVIFERITQDVFNESLAKW, translated from the coding sequence ATGAGATATTTAATAATTGCTTTTAGTATTACTATATCACTTCTAGTTAACAGTTGTGGAGTTTATAATTTTACTGGAGCAAAACCTGTTGATGCAAAAACATTTCAAGTGAATTATTTTCAAAATAATGCGCCTTTGGTGGAACCAGGAATTGAAAGAACTTTTACTTTAGAACTGCAAGACATTATACAAAGTCAAACCAATTTAAATTTAGTATCACAAGGTGGTGAATTACTCTATGAGGGTGAAATTGTAGACTACAGAGTTACTCCAATGACCGCAACAGCCGATCAAAGAGCTGCACAAAATAGATTGACAATAACAATAATGGTTAGATTTAGCAACCGAAACAAAGAAGAAGATAATTTTGAAAAACGATTTTCATTCTTTTATGATTTTGATGCCAATCAGCAATTAGTCGGTTCTCAATTAACAACCGCTTTAGATGTGATTTTTGAACGAATAACACAAGATGTTTTCAACGAATCGTTAGCAAAATGGTAA
- a CDS encoding tetratricopeptide repeat protein produces the protein MNISDLTYLLNKPETINEKQTIALENVVLQFPYFQAARALHLKGLFNQDSFRYNYELKKTAAYTTDRTILFEFITSDNFTAIQQEKIDAIQKSLLNIEVHHVEEVIELPQIETISIKEEKVEQDEIIKTSGEKLDLGKPLPFTPTEKHSFQEWLQLTKFSPIEREIEDKIIENNPEKQKKIDIIDKFIEANPKIAPVKETTKPPANISKSTEEPTHLMTETLAKVYLEQKKYSKAIQAFEILILKYPEKSSFFADRINEIKNLQQNNN, from the coding sequence TTGAACATATCCGATTTAACATATCTTTTAAACAAGCCCGAAACTATAAACGAAAAGCAAACTATTGCTTTAGAGAATGTAGTTTTGCAGTTTCCTTATTTTCAGGCGGCTCGTGCATTACATTTAAAAGGTTTGTTTAATCAAGATAGTTTTAGATACAATTATGAATTAAAAAAAACCGCTGCTTACACTACCGATAGAACCATTTTATTTGAATTTATAACTTCTGATAATTTCACAGCAATCCAACAAGAAAAAATTGATGCAATACAAAAATCATTATTAAATATTGAAGTGCATCATGTAGAAGAGGTAATTGAATTGCCTCAAATAGAAACCATTTCTATTAAAGAAGAAAAAGTTGAACAAGATGAAATTATAAAAACTTCGGGAGAAAAATTAGACCTTGGGAAACCCCTACCTTTTACTCCAACCGAAAAACATTCGTTTCAAGAATGGTTACAATTGACGAAATTCAGTCCAATTGAACGCGAGATTGAAGATAAAATCATTGAAAATAACCCAGAAAAACAAAAAAAAATAGATATAATAGATAAATTTATTGAAGCCAATCCAAAAATTGCTCCAGTAAAAGAAACGACCAAACCGCCTGCAAATATTAGTAAAAGTACAGAAGAACCAACACACTTAATGACAGAAACATTAGCAAAAGTATATTTAGAACAAAAAAAATATTCAAAAGCAATACAAGCTTTTGAAATATTAATTTTGAAATATCCAGAAAAAAGTAGTTTCTTTGCAGACCGAATAAATGAAATCAAAAATTTACAACAAAATAATAATTAA
- the secG gene encoding preprotein translocase subunit SecG: MMGFTGFLIAITIVCFLLILAIMVQNPKGGGLSSSFGGSQQLGGVQKTTDFLDKSTWTLGGILIALILLSSFSFNGAATGSKVLGEDETSVPTTTIPTTPEATKQAAPAATTAPKATDSTK, encoded by the coding sequence ATTATGGGATTCACAGGTTTTTTAATTGCGATAACAATTGTTTGTTTTTTATTAATCTTAGCTATTATGGTTCAAAACCCTAAAGGTGGAGGTTTATCTTCTTCATTTGGTGGTTCTCAACAATTAGGTGGAGTTCAAAAAACAACTGACTTTTTAGATAAAAGTACTTGGACGTTAGGAGGGATTTTAATTGCTTTGATTTTACTTTCAAGTTTTAGCTTTAACGGAGCTGCAACTGGTTCAAAAGTTTTAGGAGAAGATGAAACATCAGTTCCAACAACAACTATTCCTACAACACCAGAAGCTACTAAACAAGCTGCTCCTGCTGCAACAACAGCACCAAAAGCAACTGATTCTACAAAATAA
- a CDS encoding co-chaperone GroES, giving the protein MSLNIKPISDRVVIAPLAAETTTASGIIIPDTAKEKPQKGTVVALGNGKKDYTMTVKVGDTVLYGKYSGTEFKYEGKDYLIMREDEIYAIL; this is encoded by the coding sequence ATGTCATTAAACATTAAACCTATTTCAGATCGTGTAGTGATTGCTCCATTGGCAGCAGAAACTACTACAGCTTCAGGAATTATTATTCCAGACACTGCAAAAGAAAAACCTCAAAAAGGGACTGTTGTAGCCTTAGGAAATGGTAAAAAAGATTACACCATGACTGTAAAAGTTGGCGATACAGTATTATATGGTAAATATTCAGGTACTGAATTCAAATATGAAGGTAAAGATTACCTAATTATGAGAGAAGACGAAATTTATGCAATTTTATAA
- the groL gene encoding chaperonin GroEL (60 kDa chaperone family; promotes refolding of misfolded polypeptides especially under stressful conditions; forms two stacked rings of heptamers to form a barrel-shaped 14mer; ends can be capped by GroES; misfolded proteins enter the barrel where they are refolded when GroES binds) encodes MAKDIKFDIEARDGLKRGVDALANAVKVTLGPKGRNVIISKSFGGPTVTKDGVSVAKEIELQDPLENMGAQMVKEVASKTNDLAGDGTTTATVLAQAIVKEGLKNVAAGANPMDLKRGIDKAVETIVAELGKQSVAVGDSSEKIKQVASISANNDDTIGDLIATAFSKVGKEGVITVEEAKGMDTYVDVVEGMQFDRGYLSPYFVTDADKMVAELSNPYVLLYDKKISNLQELLPVLEPVAQSGRPLLIIAEDVDGQALATLVVNKLRGGLKIAAVKAPGFGDRRKAMLEDIAILTGGTVIAEESGYSLENTTLDMLGTAENITIDKDNTTIVNGSGDAENIKARVNQIKSQIETTTSDYDREKLQERLAKLAGGVAVLYVGAASEVEMKEKKDRVDDALHATRAAVEEGIVAGGGVALVRAKAALANIKAENADEATGIQIINKAVESPLRTIVENAGGEGSVVIAKVTEGKDDFGFNAKTGEYVQMLAAGIIDPKKVTRVALENAASVAGMILTTECALIDIKEESSSMPMGGGMPGMM; translated from the coding sequence ATGGCAAAAGATATAAAATTCGATATTGAAGCGCGCGATGGTTTAAAACGTGGCGTTGATGCATTAGCAAATGCAGTAAAAGTAACTTTAGGACCAAAAGGAAGAAATGTAATTATTTCGAAATCATTTGGCGGGCCAACTGTAACTAAAGATGGAGTTTCTGTAGCAAAAGAAATCGAGTTACAAGATCCATTAGAAAATATGGGTGCTCAAATGGTAAAAGAAGTAGCTTCTAAAACCAATGATTTAGCGGGTGACGGAACAACAACTGCAACGGTTTTAGCACAAGCTATCGTTAAAGAAGGTTTGAAAAACGTAGCAGCTGGAGCAAACCCAATGGATTTAAAAAGAGGAATTGATAAAGCTGTAGAGACAATTGTTGCTGAATTAGGAAAACAATCGGTAGCTGTGGGTGATTCATCTGAAAAAATTAAACAAGTGGCTTCTATTTCTGCTAATAATGATGATACGATTGGTGATTTAATTGCAACTGCTTTTTCAAAAGTAGGAAAAGAAGGTGTTATCACTGTAGAAGAAGCTAAAGGAATGGATACTTACGTTGATGTGGTAGAGGGAATGCAATTCGACAGAGGTTATTTGTCTCCTTATTTCGTTACAGATGCTGATAAAATGGTGGCAGAATTAAGCAATCCATACGTTTTATTATACGATAAAAAAATATCAAACTTACAAGAATTATTACCAGTTTTAGAACCAGTAGCTCAATCTGGAAGACCTTTATTAATTATTGCTGAAGATGTTGATGGACAAGCATTAGCAACATTAGTAGTTAATAAATTACGTGGTGGTTTAAAAATAGCTGCTGTAAAAGCACCAGGCTTTGGAGACAGAAGAAAAGCTATGTTAGAAGACATCGCTATCTTAACTGGCGGAACTGTAATTGCTGAAGAAAGTGGATATTCATTAGAAAATACTACTTTAGACATGCTTGGAACAGCAGAAAACATTACAATTGATAAAGATAATACTACAATTGTAAATGGTTCTGGTGATGCTGAAAACATTAAAGCTAGAGTCAACCAAATCAAATCACAAATTGAAACAACTACTTCAGATTACGATAGAGAAAAACTTCAAGAACGTTTAGCTAAATTAGCTGGTGGTGTTGCTGTTTTATATGTTGGAGCTGCTTCTGAAGTTGAAATGAAAGAGAAAAAAGACCGTGTTGATGATGCTTTACATGCAACTCGCGCAGCAGTTGAAGAAGGAATTGTTGCTGGTGGTGGTGTTGCCTTAGTAAGAGCAAAAGCGGCTTTAGCAAACATCAAAGCAGAAAACGCAGACGAAGCAACAGGAATTCAAATCATCAATAAAGCGGTTGAATCTCCTTTGAGAACTATTGTTGAAAATGCTGGTGGCGAAGGTTCTGTTGTAATTGCAAAAGTTACAGAAGGAAAAGACGATTTCGGATTCAACGCTAAAACAGGAGAATATGTTCAAATGTTAGCTGCTGGAATTATCGACCCTAAAAAAGTAACACGTGTAGCTTTAGAAAATGCAGCTTCTGTAGCAGGTATGATTTTAACTACCGAATGTGCTTTAATAGACATCAAAGAAGAATCATCGAGTATGCCAATGGGCGGAGGAATGCCAGGAATGATGTAA